One Salvia splendens isolate huo1 chromosome 1, SspV2, whole genome shotgun sequence genomic window, aagaaaccagtaggatgtcgttggatcttcaccataaaaagacgTGCAGATGGTTTAATCGAGAAATACAAGGCAagattggttgctaagggataCACTCGGGTGTATGGATTAGACTATGAAGAAACTTTCTCACCTGTAGCAAAACTAGAGACAGTGAGAGCTCTGCTTTCAGTAGCTTCATGTAAAGAATGACCATTATACCAGTTCGATGTTATaaatgcctttcttcatggtgAACTAGAGAAGAATAAGGAAGTCTACATAGAGGTACCACCAGGGTTTTATGAAGAATTCGGGAATGGTCAAGTATGCAGACTGAAGAAGACCTAGTATGGATTAAAGCAATCCCCCAGAgtttggtttggaagattttgcCAGGCAATGTTCAAACATGGCTTCAAACAAAGCCATTCAGATCACACGCTATTCCTAAAGGAAAGGGATGGAAAAATGACATGTTTGATtatctatgttgacgacatgatcataacTAGAGATGATGCAGAAGAGATCCAAAATCTAAAGAAAAATCTTTtcaaggaatttgagatgaaagacttgGGAGCTTTGAAGTACTTCCTAGGAATTGAAGTGTTGATATccaagcacggaatatttctaaGGCAAAAGAAGTATGTACTTGACCTGCTTGCCGAAACGGGCCTACTAGACTGCAAGCCTGCTGAAACTCCGATGATACCCAACCATGGGTTGAAGATTGTAGATGGAGCTAAGCCTGCAAATCGTGAAAGATATGGGGTAATTACatgtttcatacaaaatgttttacctttATTTCAActtagtacaaaaagtattaagtttacatatttcatattACATCATACctacaaaaagtttcatcaatgtttcaaatttgtacaaaaagctttaaattaaaactttacattaattatttcaaacacagttatttttattactcacaaaaatgaaaaacacagagaaaaaaatcaccacttttcaccatcaaattagcgaattgcattttattgtcgaagctttctgatgtaacaatggagaatacaactaaaaatatattgaatcttttttgtaaaaaataaatattaacttATTTAGTGTTTGAAGCTCAAATTAGTCATTTTGTAAAGATGAAATatggatttattttattttgtgttctataaaaaaatacaataaaaatagagtatattgagagacgaattttttttaaaccacGATCAATTACTGGAAGAATTGATATTGACTGTtatttttttagagtgattaattgtattaaatctctaattattcttttattatgatgataagttggacaaattataaactaactaacggtgtttaaaatatttaacagaatgtattaatttaaaacactaatgtaactttttgtatgaaatatgtaaacttaatactatttgtactaaattgaaacaaaggtaaaacattttgtatgaaacatGTAATTATCCCGAAAGATATCAACGATTAGTAGGAAAacttatctatctatctatctatctatctatctatctcacACCAGACCCTACATCATTTATGCAGTTGGGGTTgtaagtcaattcatgcatcaaCCTCAAGAATATCATATGGACGCTGCCATGGGGATTGTAAGATACTTAAAGGGGACAACCGGTTTTGGAGCATTCTTAGAAAAAAAGGAAGACTTGGAGATTGATGGATAcactgatgctgattgggcaagcaatccggTGGATAGAAAATCTACCGGAGGATATTTTTACCTTTGTTGGGGCCAACCTTGTCACTTGGAGTAGCAAGAAGCAAAAAGTTGTAGCTCTATCAAGTGTAGAAGCCGAATTTCAAAGAATCAGAAGTGGCCTGATAGAGATACTTTGGCTTAGGAGATTGTTAACAGAAATTGGCTTTCCTCCCACTCGGAAGAGTCAGCTTTTCTGTGGCAATAAAGCTGCAATTAGCATTTCAGAAAATCCCGTACAGCATGACAGGACCAAACATGTTGAGGTCGATCGTCACTTTATCAAAGAGAAACTTGAGAGCAAGATTATCGAGTTCTCATTTGTCCGATCTGAGAAACAACTGGCAGACATTCTCACTAAGGCACTGAGCCCTACAAAATTCAAAGAATTCCttggcaagttaagtatcggggaTATCGTTACTCAACTTGAgagggagtgttggaaagataGACAACATTAATATGCCGCCCAACATTCATTATGAAGAGTTCCTAAGTGATGCATAGTTCCTAAACTTTGTAGAGTACCAATTTACTTTTATTGATGTACTAGAATATTCTCAttctccctataaatactagggcaATGAACATTTAGAATACACAAGAAAATACAaactttttcctctctactcTCTACATAAACTGTCTTACCAATCCTGCTATatctctctcgattaccatctttaagaatAATAATTagataagtaaataaataaatatagaaagtaatagtagtagtttGAGCACATGTTGGAGTAATACATGCTTCATTTTTATCCTCAACCAGAGTCCAGACGATGAGCTTTATCATCGTTCTTATCTACATTCTTTGCATGTATAGGAAAAGCACAAAAATTGGATAATTTACAATTTAGTGGGTATTTTCCAATTCAATATACTAGCTAGCTACTACTCCATTTGTTTATTGTATACGTTGCCCAACCGttctatttgtaaaattatATTTCGTGATTGATTATACGCTATGTTTAGTTTATAAAATTGAATCTTATAAATGAAATTTAGATAGATAATCATATTTGTAAAATTATATTTCGTGATTGAATATGCGCTATGTTTAGTTTATAAAATTGAAtctcataaatgaaatttagataaataatcatatgataacgaattatattatttcactctaactaaaataatttcacaatttaattataGATAGAATAATCTTATGAGTCATAGCAATCAAACGACAAGGATAGAGAAACACAAGAACTGGTTAATTTCCAATTCAATACCTTAAATCTATCAATTTTAGATGAAATTTTAAAAGAGAAATGTTTTGTCGATTAAACTGTGCTTCGTAATCAATTTCACCAATTTCAACATGAACTCCTTTCAAATTGAACTAACTGTAAATAATATAAATCTAGCTAATTAATCGGATATCAAATTGGGAATTAACTTTATTAAATTCGTAAATTAAAATTCGTTTCTCTCTGATAGTAAtaaaaatgtgttgatttttcTAAGACAAAAAAACCGGaacaatattttgtttttaatttgagACAAAATATAAGGTTATATAAAATCCAATTTATCCCTTTAGTTTGGGGTGTGGAACCTCGCGCCGGCGCCGCCGCAACTGGACTATTCCAGCATTTACTTCCAATTACCGTTTACACGTCACGTGACTTGTAAGTATGACATCATCGTGTTTCCCCGTGTTGACGTCAGCTGGGATCCGGTGGCATCAATCGACGGTTATTGCCTGCAATTCATCATCTGTCACCACCTGCAAACAGGTATTTAATACTCCTacagttatttatttatttttcccattattttttaaatagaaaACTTACTACTATTTTCGTTTATTTAAACTCAAAGGGCGTTGCCTTCCTTATTCACTTGTGAAATGAAGGTGAAGCTTGAGTTGctcattgggagtggaagacaGTGCTTGAGGTGCCATTCTTTCTCTTCCCTCCTTCtcaatttttcaatatttaccatttttactattgtttttgttatttttctcTTGTTATTCTTGTCTTGCATGTCTGAAACGTTGATTAATGGTGGCTGATAGTTTTATTGTGGATTGGTATAGAATATTAGAATAGTAGAATACAGTAATTAACTGAAAAGGTTTTAAGGCTTTTTTGAGTACTTAAAAATCGAGTCTTTgcaatttatttcaattttgggTCCACTTCATCATTGAGGTAGCATTGCATGAACTGATATCTTGATTTTTTAGGAGATTGGAATATTTGTATCTCtgttgaaaatggtgttttttttaatttctgggCTAAATCTATAAAAAAAACCAGAAGTTTTGCATGCCTTCTTTAACTAACAAGAGATTGAAATAACAGAAAGGCAATCCACAGTTTTGTATTTTGTGAATACAGTGAGAAACTTGATAAACTCTTATTTTGAGGGAGCTGCAAATTTCTTTGGAGTCGTGGCCTTGCAAGAACTGTTGCAAGAAGTATATAGAAGTAAATAAAGTCTTGTTAATAGATTAGTACTACTAATCAATACCAACTCAGAATTTGATGAATGAACTCAACATCTctatttgttgtgttttgttacCGCAATGACCTTACCTGACACAAGGTGAATTTGGTCAGAATCTTGAAGTCTGagtttattcaattttattacACCTTTCTCCCACCATTGTTTCCAGCATCTTCCATCTCTGTCAGATATGGCTCTTGACATGTTTTCAATATGAGCCATGTACTACTGGGCAGGCATGTGGTGTGAATATGTAAATTGACAAACAATGATTGTGCttgttttgttttcttgtgTTTGGGCAcatgcatttcatttttaaataaatggGATCTCATTTTGTCTTGCCTTGGTACACCTTAGAGCATTGTCTTTCACATTTTGAAAAGGAGTTGAATGTTGGATTTCCATTATTAAGCAAATATGCCTGATAGGACTCATTTTGCAAATTAATGTTAATGATACATGGCAGCTTTTCTGCAGTGACAGTTTCTTTATTGGTTGTATTGATTTGAGAAATGGTCTAAGATATGAGAGCTGACTTCAATACTTTTTGGAATTGTTATTGATTTATCATTTGGCAGAGAAGAAACTGAATAGCTAAATTTGATCATGTACCTTTGAATTGTTCAGGCACTCAGCATCAATCTGTGAATATAAAGGGAATTTTTGAAAGATCCAGCCCTCAATCTGGCTCTTATCCACCTTGCCCTCTCTGTAAGCTTCCTAAGCCTCAAACTGGGGCCGTTTTTCGACAGTTATCTAGAGCTTGTTCAACCATAGTAAAGCTCGGTGCCATGGAAACAAAGGTCATTAGTGGAGTCAAGTTCTCAAGCCTCCCTAGTAGCTACATCCGCCCTGAATCCGATAGACCCAGACTATCTGAAGTTTCAGAGTGCAATGATGTTCCCGTCATCGATTTGGGATGTAAAGATCGTGGCTTGTTAGTGAAACAGATCGGTGATGCATGTCGAGAATACGGTTTCTTTCAGGTTTTCTAATAATATTCAACTGAACTACAAGTCTACATGTCTAAATCACCAATTTTTTGcacaatatatatttattttacaaaatttatgtATAGGTGATCAATCATGGTGTATCGAAGGAATTAGCGGATAGTATGGTGAAGGTGGCTCACGAATTCTTCAGTTTATCCGtggaggagaagatgaagttgtaCTCAGACGACCCTTCCAAGACTATGCGACTCTCAACGAGTTTCAACGTGAGGAAGGAGACTGTTCACAATTGGAGGGACTATCTCCGGCTCCATTGTTATCCATTGGAAAAATACGCTCCCGAATGGCCTTCTAATCCCTGTTCTTTCACGTAAGCCAAATTCCTTATCATATTATGCACTATTGCAAGAATTGAAAGTGACGATTCTATATTTGTATTTGTAGGGATATTGTAAGTGCGTACTGCATAGAAGTTCGAGCGCTCGGGTTCAGACTGCAAGAAGCCATATCTGAGAGCCTAGGCTTGCAGAAAGACATTCTAAAGGGTGTATTGGGAGAACAAGGGCAACATATGGCCATCAACTATTATCCTGCTTGCCCGCAACCTGATCTCACATACGGACTACCTGCACATACGGATCCGAACGCTCTCACCATTCTGCTCCAAGATCTTCAAGTGTCTGGCCTTCAAGTTCTTAAGGATGGTAAATGGTTAGCAATAAAACCCCAGCCTGATGCCTTCGTCATTAATCTTGGTGACCAAATTCAGGTATACCGGAATTTCATTATAGATGTCCCTTACAGGAAGAAACTGCATTATGGATCAAATCTTAGCATGTTCGATTTTACTGAGTTAGTTGTATAACAATGTCAATTTGAACTTCTCATTTCGAGCTCCTCCGTGGTTCCAAATTTCATAACGCCCCGAACGATCTCTGCTTGCCAAAATGGTTTTCCAAGTTGCAAGAAAGTTCATTGAGTTGATACTTATGCAGCTTAGATTTCTGTTAACCGATCAATTTGTGATATTACAATTTTATGAGATTATAAACTTGACCTTACATCTGCAATGAACATTGGAAGAACTATGCCTCCACGGCAAGGATGAGTCATGAATTATTAGATACGCATTTTGGTTTAGAACACCCCTAAACGGAACGTTTACTTTGACTAATACTCCACATTAGATCGACATATAAACATaatcaaacatgctcaaaatTGTTGATCTGTTTATGTAGTGGATTCTATACATAGTTTTTTATCTGTGCAACTTCATTTCTGTGTGTAGGCTTTAAGCAATGGGAAGTATAGAAGTGTTTGGCACCGAGCTGTTGTAAATGCAAATAGAGCTAGACTGTCAGTTGCTTCGTTCCTCTGCCCATGTGACTCGGCCAACATAAGCGCTCCAAAGGAACTGACAGCAGGAAATGATCAAGCTGTCTACACAGATTTCACATATGCTGAGTATTACAAGAAGTTCTGGAGCCGGAACCTGGACCAGGAGCACTGCTTGGAACTATTCAAGAATTAGTATTGTGTTTTCGATTTGCATCTCCTCTTCGAATTCTCTCCCTTGAAAACTTGATTTTAGCAGTATTTTGCATCCGTTGGCTCGTAGTGTTGTTTTCCTGTTTGTGTCGATGGCATTCTGTTGTTTTAGCATAAAGCAGAAGAGCTGCAGATTTAGTCTCATGTGTCTTAAATATTCAATGTTAGTGTGGCTAAGTGTAGTTTTAGTATGACCAAGTGTGGTGCCTTATTGTGTAGCTATTTTGTTCACTATACATACATATTGGCAAGATCAATAAATTTATATTCCAGTAATTGCagctttattattttttctgtaATTTTTCCTTAGTGTGTGCCTTATCTGTCAATGCAACTAAAATAATGGGGTTAAATTTGAACTAAAATGTTGTTACTAAATCAAAGTTCATGCTATAATATAAGTATAATTCTGAAAATAAACGATGCAAAATGCTCAGACATGTAATAGTAAAATCCTAACACCTTAATTTACAAACACAAACATCAAAACAGAATGTGCAGAAAACAAGAATCTCAAAAACTATCTGCTGGCTTAAAGGCACATGAACCTTTCTCTGATAATCTCTTCCCTCCATTCCCTCTTcctcccagctataaattcttCTATCTTGTCGCTCAAACCATGGTCTTCATCCTCTCCGTCATCTTCGTCGTCGCCCTCGTACCCACATCCATCACTATCACCATCAAACTCATCGGTTTTCTTGCACTTAAACTCATGATGTTCCTCAATGTAATTGACCGCGTTCTCGCTGTCTGTGATCGTGTCTCGGTCATGATCGAGAGATAAAGATGCAGAGATATCATCATCATCTCTGATCAAGTTTGAGTTTGGAT contains:
- the LOC121809371 gene encoding protein DOWNY MILDEW RESISTANCE 6-like, with the protein product METKVISGVKFSSLPSSYIRPESDRPRLSEVSECNDVPVIDLGCKDRGLLVKQIGDACREYGFFQVINHGVSKELADSMVKVAHEFFSLSVEEKMKLYSDDPSKTMRLSTSFNVRKETVHNWRDYLRLHCYPLEKYAPEWPSNPCSFTDIVSAYCIEVRALGFRLQEAISESLGLQKDILKGVLGEQGQHMAINYYPACPQPDLTYGLPAHTDPNALTILLQDLQVSGLQVLKDGKWLAIKPQPDAFVINLGDQIQALSNGKYRSVWHRAVVNANRARLSVASFLCPCDSANISAPKELTAGNDQAVYTDFTYAEYYKKFWSRNLDQEHCLELFKN